The following proteins come from a genomic window of Actinomycetota bacterium:
- the nagA gene encoding N-acetylglucosamine-6-phosphate deacetylase gives MRLGVNAALVHGRIVEGDVAVEGGLIDRVGLSPAGRTGLATPGFIDVQINGFDGVDFTTADAGDYARVAGRLAATGVTAFQPTLITLPVPDYFGALGRLRSTSIANARILGMHLEGPFLSPVRCGAHDPRNTLDPDPELTRRLLDAGPVTYMTIAPELPGALDLIELLVAAGVTVALGHTDADAATANAAFDRGARSVTHIFGAQRPWRHRDPGISGAALVRDDVFITAIVDGVHLAPEAVKLAANAAGERFVLITDAISAAGRPDGRYLLGDRTVILDHGACRLDNGTLAGSVLTMDQAVRNMIDLGFDPLRAVAAATSAPAELVRRPDLGSLEPGTAADVCVLDDSYHVIRTIVGGEESFAL, from the coding sequence ATGAGACTCGGGGTGAACGCCGCACTCGTTCACGGTCGGATCGTCGAAGGTGACGTGGCCGTCGAAGGCGGGCTCATCGACCGTGTCGGCCTGTCCCCCGCCGGCCGGACCGGCCTTGCCACACCCGGGTTCATCGACGTGCAGATCAATGGATTCGATGGAGTGGACTTCACGACCGCCGACGCCGGCGACTACGCCCGTGTCGCCGGCCGCCTCGCAGCCACGGGAGTCACCGCCTTCCAGCCGACACTCATCACGCTCCCCGTCCCCGATTACTTCGGTGCGCTCGGACGGCTGCGTTCAACGTCGATCGCCAACGCCCGGATTCTGGGCATGCATCTCGAGGGCCCCTTCCTGTCACCCGTACGGTGCGGCGCCCACGATCCCCGCAACACCCTCGATCCCGACCCGGAGCTCACCCGACGCCTCCTCGACGCCGGACCCGTGACATACATGACGATCGCTCCGGAGCTTCCCGGGGCACTCGACCTGATCGAGCTGCTGGTCGCCGCGGGCGTCACCGTCGCACTGGGCCACACCGATGCCGACGCCGCGACCGCCAACGCCGCGTTCGATCGCGGCGCCCGCTCGGTGACCCACATCTTCGGCGCCCAGCGACCCTGGAGACACCGCGACCCGGGCATCAGCGGCGCCGCCCTGGTACGGGACGACGTGTTCATCACTGCCATCGTCGACGGGGTTCACCTCGCTCCGGAGGCGGTGAAGCTCGCAGCCAACGCCGCGGGCGAACGCTTCGTGCTGATCACGGACGCCATCTCGGCCGCGGGGCGCCCGGATGGCCGCTACCTCCTCGGTGACCGAACGGTGATCCTCGACCACGGGGCCTGCAGGCTCGACAACGGCACCCTGGCCGGCAGTGTCCTCACGATGGACCAGGCGGTCAGAAACATGATCGACCTCGGCTTCGACCCCCTGCGCGCCGTCGCTGCGGCGACCTCGGCGCCGGCCGAATTGGTGCGGCGGCCGGACCTCGGAAGCCTCGAACCGGGCACGGCGGCCGATGTGTGCGTTCTCGACGATTCGTATCATGTCATCCGAACGATCGTCGGCGGAGAAGAGTCTTTCGCCCTCTGA
- a CDS encoding sugar-binding transcriptional regulator gives MNEPRTDVRIERTTIPPRISEADYRLCVRAAMLHYQEGLTQSEIGAQLGYSRIKINRVLGMARSHGILEIRVKVPADWHLELEADLIRSFGLRDAVVVAADQSGRPLEAVLAEGAATWLARHIRPAMRVGLGIGRTVAHLPDRFRLDQPIDCTFIEVVGSIYTQDWAKYDVTSRMAELAGGTREVLQAPGFVTDPDLGVLLTKEPSVADALNRARESDITIQSVGPVDTSAILFEYGVLTTDDLEDLHERGAVGDALGYYYDLEGNPVPFHTDSNVIGVGLDDLRRVPWSMVVAGGPQKVEPIIGGLRGGYFNVLITDDVTAKALIEASAGDGP, from the coding sequence ATGAACGAGCCGCGTACAGATGTTCGCATTGAGCGGACCACCATCCCGCCAAGGATCTCCGAGGCCGATTATCGGCTCTGCGTTCGGGCGGCGATGCTGCATTACCAGGAAGGTCTGACCCAAAGCGAGATCGGTGCCCAGCTCGGGTATTCGCGTATCAAGATCAACCGAGTGCTCGGTATGGCGCGATCCCACGGCATCTTGGAGATTCGCGTCAAGGTTCCCGCCGACTGGCATCTCGAACTGGAAGCCGATCTGATCCGCTCGTTTGGGCTGCGGGACGCAGTCGTCGTTGCCGCCGACCAGTCGGGACGGCCGCTCGAGGCGGTTCTTGCCGAAGGTGCGGCCACATGGCTGGCCCGGCACATTCGGCCCGCCATGCGTGTGGGGCTCGGCATTGGGAGAACGGTCGCGCACCTGCCCGACAGGTTCCGGCTGGACCAGCCCATCGACTGCACGTTCATCGAGGTGGTCGGGTCCATCTACACCCAGGACTGGGCAAAGTACGACGTCACCTCGAGGATGGCCGAGCTCGCCGGCGGGACCCGGGAGGTCCTGCAGGCGCCAGGCTTTGTCACGGATCCTGATCTCGGGGTGTTACTGACCAAAGAGCCTTCCGTCGCGGACGCGCTCAACCGGGCGCGGGAATCTGACATCACCATCCAAAGCGTGGGTCCCGTGGACACGAGCGCGATCCTGTTCGAGTACGGGGTCCTCACCACGGACGATCTCGAAGATCTCCACGAGCGCGGGGCGGTGGGCGACGCGCTGGGCTACTACTACGACCTCGAGGGGAATCCCGTTCCGTTTCACACCGATTCCAATGTGATCGGCGTCGGGCTCGACGATCTTCGGCGGGTTCCATGGAGCATGGTCGTGGCCGGCGGTCCGCAGAAGGTCGAGCCCATCATCGGTGGCCTTCGCGGTGGATACTTCAATGTGCTGATCACCGACGATGTCACCGCCAAGGCGTTGATCGAAGCGAGTGCGGGTGATGGCCCTTGA
- a CDS encoding sugar phosphate isomerase/epimerase has protein sequence MTTPGTRVRNAAVSENDHGIRRLVGIEIFYFMDRWSDDQAAHFHLARRCGYDGVEISLMSGSHLDPARVRSRLDEHGLSIVCSTGLDESTDISHPDPAVRRSGVEYLKRCLETAGALGSPILGGVVYAPWFAFPDAGDLEPYRRRSAESLREVAVAADAVGVDLCVELLNRFETYMLNTVDQGNAFLDLIGHPSVKIELDTFHMNMEEADLADAIRETGDRLGHFQCAANNRAMPGRGHIDWDAIATALDDVSYSGWVVVETFPDPSVETGRSTHAWRPLVEDLIGEATEASAFVRTHLGGTPLVSSRPPATAPAKAPV, from the coding sequence TTGACCACCCCTGGGACACGAGTTCGCAACGCCGCAGTTTCGGAAAACGACCACGGGATCCGTCGTCTCGTGGGAATCGAGATCTTCTACTTCATGGACCGATGGTCGGACGACCAGGCGGCCCATTTTCATTTGGCCCGCCGGTGCGGGTACGACGGTGTCGAGATCTCGCTGATGTCCGGCAGTCACCTCGACCCGGCGCGTGTCCGTTCCAGGCTGGACGAGCACGGCCTCTCCATCGTGTGCAGCACCGGGCTGGATGAATCCACCGACATCTCCCATCCCGATCCCGCGGTGCGGCGGTCCGGTGTGGAGTATCTGAAACGCTGTCTGGAGACGGCCGGGGCCCTCGGCAGTCCGATCCTGGGTGGCGTCGTCTATGCACCGTGGTTCGCGTTCCCGGACGCCGGCGACCTGGAGCCGTACCGCCGGCGCTCGGCCGAATCTCTGCGCGAGGTCGCCGTGGCGGCGGACGCCGTCGGTGTGGACCTGTGCGTCGAGCTTCTGAACCGTTTCGAGACGTACATGCTCAACACGGTCGATCAGGGCAACGCGTTCCTCGATCTGATCGGGCATCCATCGGTGAAGATCGAACTCGACACGTTCCACATGAACATGGAGGAGGCGGATCTCGCCGACGCCATACGTGAAACGGGCGATCGGTTGGGCCACTTTCAGTGTGCTGCAAACAATCGTGCCATGCCGGGCAGGGGCCATATCGACTGGGATGCAATCGCAACGGCGCTCGACGACGTCTCATACTCCGGATGGGTCGTCGTCGAGACCTTTCCCGATCCGTCGGTGGAGACCGGGCGATCGACCCATGCATGGCGTCCACTCGTCGAGGATCTCATCGGTGAGGCGACGGAGGCGTCGGCGTTTGTCCGCACACACCTGGGCGGGACGCCCCTCGTTTCGTCACGGCCGCCGGCCACAGCCCCTGCGAAGGCTCCGGTATGA